From a single Pseudoalteromonas sp. Scap06 genomic region:
- a CDS encoding DUF1289 domain-containing protein: MRQTPSKQSTHLKTDCIGECYRMNGYCTGCGRTSDEIFDWIILTDEQKQAILASPREDAKKD, translated from the coding sequence ATGCGCCAAACACCCAGTAAACAATCCACTCATTTAAAAACAGACTGTATCGGTGAATGTTATAGAATGAATGGCTACTGTACTGGGTGCGGTCGCACCAGCGACGAAATATTCGACTGGATTATTTTAACTGACGAACAAAAGCAAGCAATATTGGCCTCCCCTCGTGAAGATGCTAAAAAAGACTAG
- a CDS encoding NADPH-dependent FMN reductase yields MKFLIFLGSVRKSTPPKPARLGERVAKACERCLLEHYSEHEIELIDPLDYDLDPVFKPHFAYLQAEVPKQLDALAAKIKASDGFVMVSPEYNHSMSPALANLLNHFGSSLFGYKPSAIVTYSAGQWGGVRAAVGMRSFLSELGCLPVSAMIHVPKAQDVFIESGDANNATEQTSWDSYFSRTFNQLIWWAEGASKQREALDPKQLSKDFKRDPSQRNAP; encoded by the coding sequence ATGAAATTTTTAATTTTTCTCGGTTCGGTTAGAAAAAGTACCCCACCTAAGCCTGCGCGTTTAGGGGAAAGGGTAGCGAAAGCATGTGAGCGTTGTTTGCTTGAGCATTACTCTGAGCATGAAATAGAGCTTATTGATCCGCTCGATTATGATTTAGACCCTGTGTTTAAACCGCACTTTGCTTATTTGCAGGCTGAGGTACCTAAACAGCTTGATGCCTTAGCGGCAAAAATTAAAGCCAGCGATGGCTTTGTTATGGTAAGCCCTGAATATAATCATTCTATGAGTCCGGCACTCGCTAATTTGCTAAACCACTTTGGTAGTTCTTTATTTGGTTATAAACCTAGCGCGATTGTTACTTATTCTGCAGGGCAGTGGGGCGGCGTACGTGCTGCTGTTGGCATGCGCAGCTTTTTAAGTGAACTGGGTTGTTTACCGGTATCAGCAATGATCCATGTACCAAAAGCGCAAGATGTGTTTATTGAAAGTGGTGACGCAAATAATGCGACAGAGCAAACATCGTGGGATAGCTATTTTTCGCGCACCTTTAATCAATTAATTTGGTGGGCAGAAGGTGCTAGCAAACAACGTGAAGCGTTAGATCCTAAGCAGTTAAGCAAAGATTTTAAACGTGACCCATCACAGCGTAATGCGCCTTAA